A stretch of DNA from Rhodothermia bacterium:
AAGTCACGATCTGTTTTGACATTTGAATATATCGAAAAATCTTTCATCGTTTTATATAGATTAATATTGAGAGGAATACACGTTTAAACTAATGTAAACATTATACTTATCCCAATGCAACAAGTCTCTTGTATTTCGATCCGGGCACGGGCGCGTAAATGTCCACGCCGGGCGCAAAAACATCCACTTCCGATTTGCCAAAATTAGAGAAGGAGGCTAAGGCATTTTCGCCGCTTTCCCAATTGGAGGCACCCACTTCGATCATGTTTTTAGGCCGTCGCGACCGGTCTTTGCTGTCATCAGGCCCAAACCAATCTACCGGAAAGTTTGGGGTTTCGTCTATATTGGCGGCGTCATTTCCTGCAGCATGAACAATCAGTACGTCTTTAGAAGCGGCATATTGAATGGCCTTATCTACGGCCTCTTTCTGTGGGGAGTAGCCTTTTCCAAAGCTCATGTTAATGATGCTTGCACCATTATCAACGGCATAATAAATTGCGTTGGCAATATCTTTATCGCGTTCGTCGCCATCGGGAACGGCACGTAACACCATAATCCGTACATTATCTGCCACGCCCATTGTTCCCAAGTTATTGGTACGGTCGGCAGCAATAATTCCGGCAACGTGCGTGCCGTGGTCTGCATCTGGCCCTTGGTAGTCGTTATTACCATAACCACGCTCGTTCAGGTTGTTGTAGTCGTCTCCGACAATGCTTCGTGGGTCAAAATCTGTGTTATAGAAGTAGTTGGCGCGTGCGTCGAAGTAATTAAGACCCTCTTCTATGTCGGCGTCAATAAATGCCTGCATTTCCTCTACGGTGTCAAACGATTTTCCTGCTCCGGCCAAGTTTTCGATGATGTTTTGTCCGATGGTAACAAATTGTTTGTCTTTTGCTTCTGGTTTTAGATCATAAGCGTTTTCTGGCGTCGGCGCTTTGTCACCAAGAAGACGTTTAAGGGCACTCATGGTATTGCCAATCATCGTTTTGGTCATTTGGATTTGACTGAGTTGCGACTTGGCTTCTGCGCGCTTACTTTCCACTTCAGCCTTTGCCGTTGCATACCGTTCGCAATCACTTTTGTCTTTGCCTTGCATATTTGCAGGGTTGGCATTTTCGCATTTGCCGCGCATAGCGACCACAAAGCGGGTGACTTCGCCGGTGTCGTGGCTTACGTTTCGGCCATCTTTTCCGCCGAGGAAACTCCAGCCATGTACATCATCCACATAGCCATTTTTATCGTCATCTATGCCATTGCCCGGAATCTCTTTTGGATTAACCCAAAGAACGGATTTTAAATCTTCGTGACCAACATCCACCCCAGAGTCAATCACAGCCACAACAACCGTTTTGCCGCTACGCCCCGTCAAGAGTTCTTTATACATCCGCTCGGTTGAGACGCCGGGGACGTTGTCTCGCTCCGGGTCTAAATTATACCAATTTTTTGGCGCTTGGGCATGGACGTTCGTGCTGGCATATAAGGCCAAAAACATCCAAAAAGAAAGAAGGAGTTTTTTCATAAAACGCAAATAGAAGGTGGAAAAAAAGAACCATTAGGACGCCGGGGAATGAATTTAGTTTCTGGCCAGCCTGAATTTGAAAGGTTACATTATTGGTAAAAACTTCAATTCAACCCCATGTTGAATCCGCTACCATTATAGTTTGGTCTCAATGCAAACGTTATAAAACTTATCCGTATTGTATTTTGGCAAAAATTAAGACTAGTTTGAATGATTTTGATTTGTATAAAGTAAATAAAAAACAGGTATTTAATGATGATCGTTTATCCAGCCAAGGTTTTACAAGGCGAGGTTTTATTGCCTGCGGATAAGTCCATTTCCCAACGTGCGGCGCTTTTTGCCGCGCTTGGCAACGGCACTTCTGTGCTTGAAGGCTATGCCAGTGCTGCCGATCCGCAGTCCATGTTGTCGTGTATTCGGCAATTGGGTATTGAGATTGAACATGCGTCCGATGGAAGTCTGCTGGTGCATGGGAAAGGGCTACACGGCCTTAGCAAGCCCGATGAACCCTTAGATTGCGGAAATTCAGGAACGGCCATGCGGTTCTTGGCCGGTGTTTTGGCAGGCCAGCCGTTCGATTCAGTCTTGGTGGGAGATGCCTCTCTTTCTCGGCGTCCGATGGGGCGTGTGGCAAATCCTTTGCGCGAAATGGGCGCTCGTATTAAATTGACGGATGGCCATGCACCTATATATATAAAAGGAAACCCTGAACTCCGTGGGATTCGTTACGATATGTCTATTGCGTCGGCTCAGGTAAAAAGTTGTGTTTTATTGGCGGGGCTGTTTGCCAAGGGGGAAACCCAAGTGGTAGAGAAAGTGCCCACACGCGATCATACCGAGCGTATGTTGGGCATTCCAAACAAGGGGGGCGTCCTAACGGTTTTGGGTGGCACTGAACTTCCGGCGCAACGGTATAAAATCCCTCGCGACTTCTCGGCGGCGGCCTTTTTTATGGTGGCGGCCTCGATCGTTCCCGGTAGTGAATTGCGACTACCACAAGTGGGTTTAAATGCCTCAAGAACGGGGTTGTTAAGTGTTTTACGCGAAATGGGCGCGGATATTACCTTAGAAAATGAGCGGGAAACCAATGGCGAACCCATTGCCGATCTCCGGATTCGGGCTGCAAAATTAAGAGGAATCGCACTTGATGGGGCGGTGATTGCAAACATTATAGACGAAATTCCTATTTTGGCCGTTGCTGCCACACAAGCCGAAGGCATCACCGAAATTCGCGGGGCGGAAGAATTGCGCGTAAAAGAAACCGATAGGATTTCGGCTATGGCAATAAACCTTGCGAGGCTGGGCGCAACTGTAACGGAATGGCCGGATGGAATGCGCATCATTGGAGGAACAAAACTGAAAGGAGCAACCGTAGAGACCTTCTTAGACCACCGAATTGCGATGAGTATGGGCGTGGCGGCATTGGTGGCGGATAGTCCGACCGAGATTTTGGAGGCGCATCACGCGGCAGTTTCCTTCCCCGATTTTTGGGCACAACTTGAACACGTCAGCAAACCGTAGTCCGCTATGTATAGACACGTCCTATCTTTTTATGTGCTTTGGCTTTGTTGTGTGCTTGTATGTCTGCAAAACCTTCATGCGCAAGGACGGGTTGTGGTCAGTGGGTATGTTTCCGATACAACTACTGGCGAACGTCTCATCGGGGCGAGTGTGTATGCGGCTTCGCTGAAAATAGGTACGGTGAGTAATCGGTATGGTTTTTTTAGCTTAATGGTTCCGAAGGATTCTCTGGTACTGGCCGTTAGTTTTGTCGGCTACAAAAGCCGTTTTTGGGCACTTCGCCCAGAAAAAAACCTTATGATCGAGGCCGGACTAACGCCTGAAACCGCCACAGGGAACGTAGAAATTACCGCCCATCATCGTCGCTCTGGAGTGGAGACGGCAGAAACCAGTACCATCGAGATTCCCATTCATCAGATCAAAGCCCTGCCAGCGCTTCTGGGCGAGGCGGATGTCATTAAGGCGCTCCAACTCATGCCCGGCGTTCAGTCCGGCTCCGAGGGCAGCTCGGGGCTATACGTCCGAGGCGGTGGACCAGATCAAAACCTGATCTTGGTGGATGATACGCCCGTTTATAATGTGAGTCATCTTTTTGGTTTTTTTTCGGTGTTTAATGCTGACGCCATACAGTCGGTTTCACTCTCTAAGGGTGGATTTCCGGCGCGGTATGGTGGACGGTTGTCCTCCGTGGTGGAAATTTCGCTCAAGGAAGGGAACCTGCGCGACTGGAAAACGGAAGGCTCTATTGGCTTGGTAGCCTCTAAAATAGCCGTTCAAGGCCCCATCATACGAGACAAAATGAGTGTCTTTGTTTCGGCAAGACGTACCTATATAGATGTACTTGCACGTCCGGTATTGCGCCGTTTCTCGGACGAAGATCCCGATCGCGATGTGGAAAGCGGTTATTATTTTTATGATTTAAACGCCAAATGGAATTGGATCCCTTCGCAGAAAGACCGTTTCTTTCTAAGTTGGTACAGTGGAAAAGACGCTTTCTATCTTGATCAGAAACAACTGTTTAACCAAAAAAAGAATGAGAACTTGCTGCAAGTTGGAATGGATTGGGGGAACATCGCCTCGGCATTTAGATGGAATCATTTGTTCAACAACCGGCTGTTTGCCAATACCGTACTTTCTCTGAGCAACTATGCCCTGACGGCAGACTACGCAGAGTCCGAATACGCCTTTCTTACGCCGCAAAACAAGGATGAATACGCGGCTCAATATACATCTGGAATTCGGGATTGGCGGCTCAAAACGGACTGGGACTGGTCTGCCCATGCACGGCATATCATTCGGTTTGGTGCATGGGCTATCCGTCATCGTTTTGTTCCGGCAGTGGCACAAGTCTCAATTCAGGACGGCAGTTCTGCACCTATTGAAACCGAGTTTAAGCCGCAATCCGATAAAATCTTTAGCACAGAGTCTGCTTTGTATATCGAAGACGATTGGCAGGCTTCTGGACGGTTACGCCTTAATGGTGGCATACATCTTTCGGGATATTGGGTGAGGGGGCGAAGTTTTTTTTCGGCACAACCCCGTATTTCTGCAAGATTTAAAGCCGGACGATATGCTCTTAAAGCCTCCTTTGCGCATGTTCAGCAACCACTCCATTTGCTCACAACCAGTAGCATAGGACTTCCGACCGATTTATGGCTACCTGCTACCGAAAAAGTGCCGCCTTCCTATGCCACACAAACAGCCTTGGGCCTTGTACGCGAGTGGGACGGATGGGAGGCGACCGTAGAAGCCTATTACAAACCCATGAAGGGGATTATTGAATACAAACCAGGGGCGAATTTTGTAAACCAACCTGCATTGGACTGGCAGGAAAAGGTGGTCATCGGCAAAGGGCTTTCTCGCGGATTAGAGTTTTTCGTGCAGAAAATAACAGGGAAAACAACGGGGTGGATGGGTTATACCTTGGCGCAAAGTACCAGAATTTTCAAAGACTTAAACGAGGGAAAATCCTTCCCATACCGCTATGACCGCTTGCACGATGTGGTTTTGATGATCCAATACAAAGCAAATGAACGGGTGGCATTTTCTGGAACATGGGTTTATGGAACGGGCAATGCCCTTACGTTGGCCGTCTCGAAGGTTGCGGGGGCAAGCCGCCCTTGGGAAAGTGGCACAACCTATTGGTACTATGGCAGCCGGAACAGCTATCGCATGTCGCCCTATCACCGAATGGATCTAGGTGTTAATTTTAATAAATTGTTAAAAATTAAACCCTTAGGCGAATTTTCAAGAGTGATTTCGCTGAGTGTGTATAATGCCTATAACCGCAAAAATGCCTTTTTTATTTATGAAGGTGAAGACCCTATTACCCTTAATAAATCCTTCCGACAAGCCAGTCTGTTCCCTATTATTCCCGCAATCTCGTATGCGTTTCGGTTTTAAAGAACAACAGCTATAAGCCTTTTGTGAAGATGTAATTCTTAGATTAATTTATCAGTTTTCCACAAACAATCATTTTATACCGTATTTTTTTAGAACTAAAATTTGCGTACCTGAAAGATGTTTTCTTCGTTAAATAAATTATCTTCTTTGTCAAAATAGAAAATCTTAAACTGTAAATCATAACGCAAACAGTAAGGCCAAGAAAATGAAAATAGTGATATTAACATTAGGAACACGTGGCGATGTGCAACCTTACGCTGTTTTAGGACAAGCACTCCAACAACGTGGACACCAAGTCACCTTATCAACAGCAAAAAACTTTGAGCAACTCGTAAAATCATATGATATTAATTTTGTACCAGTAGAAGCAGATTTTGAGCAGCTTTTAAACTCAGAAGAAGGAAAAAAAATGATGAAGGGGAACCCTTTTGCGGTTAAGAGAAACATCAATACTTGGGTTTACCCCTTAATAACAAATTCTCTTACAACGTTTTACAAATTAGCAAAAGAAAGTGACATCGTTTTATATCATGTTAAGACATTGGCAGATAGTTTTGCCGATCAATTTCCGTATAAAATGATAAGAACGAATGTTTTACCCATTATAGAACCAACAAGTGAATTTGCCAACCCTGCATTTAGTGGTTTGTTCATTCCTAAATTTCTTAACAGGTTAACTTACCTGTTCTCAAATTTGAGTATAAATCTATTGTCAAAGCCTATTAGACAATTTAGGGCAAAATTTGACCTCCCAAAAAAATTCCATATTCCAATAATAAAGGATATTTACGGTATAAGTTCTGCATTTCTACCAGTTCCTAAAGACTTTCCAAAACGTGTGAAATTTACAGGATTTTGGCTCGGCACATCGAAAACGGAATTAACGAATGATGTAGTAGAATTTTTGAATGAAGGTGAACCACCATTGCTATTAACGTTTGGCAGTATGCCTTTTAAAAGTAAATTTGACTTGCAAAGTGTTCTGCTAAAACTATCAATAGAATTGGGTATAAGAATCATTGTGGTGAGGGGTTGGGGACTTGATCAAACAGAAAAACTTGAGAATCAGCCGAACATAAAAGTTATTGCATCAGCACCTTATGAAAAATTATTCCCCCTAACGAAGGCAATTATCCATCACGGTGGAATTGGGACAACAGCCGAATGTTTGAGGGCTGGAAAACCTTTTATGATTTGCCCAATATTGTACCCCATCGGCGACCAAAAATTCTGGGGGCAACATGCTTACAAAAGAGGACTTGCCGTCGAGCCAATCCCCATCAAAAAAATGACAGAGAAAATGTTTTTAGCGGGCGTCCAAGAACTATTGACGCGCCAGCAACTATATGAAAATGCAAAACAGATGCAGGTTTTCATCAATGACGAAAATGGACTCCAGAAAACCATCGAAGAAATAGAACGACACTGCGCTTTTTCCCCAAACCGATAGATGCCTTATAGACCCAAAACCGCTATTCCGACGGCACACCCGTGCAGTATCTTGCGCATTCGGCGGATTTTTCTAAGGGCCACTGTGCAAAGGGAAGCGGGAGTAGGAACGCCTGGAAATGACTTAATGGGAAGAGATGAGACCAATTTCAAACGGCTGATTCGCTTAATATCAACAACATAAACCCTGTAAATCACCCTTGGTCATCATAAAGATATTTTCTTTAACTCAGTTTTGAGGAAGTCTATCGTATGTTCCACAAGTTCGGTGGGAGGGGACGGCGTTTTGGGCATTTCATGTAATAGACCGATGGTCGCCTTGTACCGAGAAAGGTAGGCTTTGCAATTTCGGCAAAGACGCAAGTGTTGCTCGAATCGCCATTTTTGGTCTTCGGTTAAGGCATTTTCAAAATAGTCCGTGAGGAAATGGTGGGCATCTTGGCAACGAAGGTCTATTCCCAACCTATGTTTAAGGGCTTGAATCATAATGGGTTAATCGTTTCTGAAGGGCGTTTCGGGCACGGTGGAGCCGGACTCGTAGGTTTCCTTCGGTAATTTGGAGGATCGAGGCTACTTCATCCATCGGTAAGTCTTCAAGGTCTCGTAATAAAATAGCCACCCGATATGCTTCCGGTAGTTGTTCTATGGCCTCATATAGCAGCCGGATTTGCTCTCTTCGGATTAGGCCCTGTTCTGGATTCCACATTTGGTACTGCTCTTGGGCATGTCCGTTAACAAGAAACATTGGCTGAAGGGCCTCTATTTCGGATTCCTCCATGACCTCCGTGCGATACGCTTTTCGCAAGTTGGTGCGTGCCAAGTTGACCCCAATAGCACACAACCAAGTAGAAAACTTAGCCTCACCTCTGAACTGGTCAATCCTGAGCAATGCCTGAAGAAACGTTTCTTGTACCAAGTTCTGAACTTCGTCTGGATCTCTGATTAAGCGAGCAATACACCGATACAATTTGGGCGTTTCTTCTCGAACCATGCGCGTTATCGCCGCATCGTCCCTGTTGCGGAGGGCCTCTAGATGGCTTAGTTGATCGGTATAGGTATTTGTTCCAGGCAAGCAAATAGTACGGTTCGAACCATGCGTGTGATCACCACATCGTCCCTATTACGGAGAGGGTCTAAATAGTTTAGTTGATCGGTATAGGTATTTGTTACAGCCCAAGATAGAAATGCCGATTCGCCCCAAACGTGCGTTAACAAATGCAAAGATCGCCTCTTGATAAGCGAAGCGTCATGCCTCTTTACGTCCCGAATCAAGATAAAACAGGTTCTTTTAATCCATTGTAAATAGGCGCCTTAGATGATGGTAATCTGGAGGGTGTATTTGACGTTTTTGATCATCGAAACCCCCATCACGCCAAGTCCTTGCACCACTACCTTGTATGTGCCATTTTCGGGCAGGTCAATGGTTTGCGCACCCGTGCCTTCATCCAGCAATATTGTTCCATCTTCGTCCCCTTGCATTACCAAAAAACCCACCTTGCTGCTCGTCGTTTTGAGTTTAACCTGCAATCGTTGCCCACCTTTAGCACGAAACATATAGGTATGTATTCCTTCCACATTCAGTAGCGTACCCTTTGCCGTCGCACTATTGGCTCCCTTTGCGAACCGCACCTGTTTGCTGAACGTGGGTTGCGAAAACGTGGTAACGGCACAGAACAAGGTTAGTACAAAAAAAAGAATGGTCGTTTTCATATAATACAATGTTTTAGGGATTTTATGGTGTTTCTTTTTCTCGTGTTGTTTACGCACTCATTGTTTGGGTTTGTCGTAGAAAATTTAAGGTTTGGGTTGCGATTCCTTTTGGATCTAAACCGACTTCCGCATAAAGCTCGTCTTGTGTGCCATGTTCTACGAACGTATCGGGTAGTCCAAGCCGGAGAACATCGGCTTTATACCCATGATCGCACATCCATTCCAAGACAGCACTTCCGGCTCCGCCTTGAACGACGCCATCTTCTATGGTGACAACCGTGTCGTAGGTGGAGAAGACCTCTTCGAGGAGGGGCGCATCCAAAGGTTTCACAAACCGTAGGTCGTAATGTGCGGCCTCGACACCGGCTTCTTGAAGGAGGAGACGGACTTTGTGAACAGACTGTCCGATCGCACCATAGCTTAGAATCGCCAGATCAGTTCCATTCGCTACTTTGCGACCTGTTCCAAGTGGTATTTCCTCGAAGGGCGCCCGCTGGTCTGCTGGTGTTCCGCCTCTTGGATACCGAATGGCGTATGGGCCTTTTTCGTATATACTGGCCGAGTACATCAGGTTACGGAGGTCTTGGGCCTCCATAGGTGCGGCGACCACCAAATTTTGAACACAACGGAGGAAAGGAATGTCTAATACGCCGTGATGCGTTGCGCCATCAGCGCCCACCAATCCGGCACGATCCATACAGAACACGACCGGAAGGTCTTGCAAGGCTACGTCATGAATAATGCCATCATATGCCCGTTGTAAAAAACTGGAATAGATGGCCACAAACGGTTTTAGCCCTTGTGTTGCCATTCCTGCAGCTTCTACAACGGCGTGCATCTCGGCAATACCCACATCAAAGGCGCGATTGGGCATTTGCTTCATCATCTTACTCAGACCTGTTCCACTGGGCATGGCCGCCGTAATACCTACAATTTTAGGGTTTTCTTGGGCCAATTCTAGGATGGCATCCCCAAAAATATCTTGCCAATTCGGGATTTTACGTTTACCCGGATCTGGTTTGACCAACGATTCTCCGGTAAGTTTATCGAAGGGCGAGCTTTGAGCGTGCCACTTGAGTTGGTCTTGCTCGGCAGGTGCAAAACCCTTTCCTTTGACGGTCATGCAATGCAGCAAAATAGGGCCTTTTAGGTCTTTTAGGTCGTCCAAAATTTTGGCGAGTTGTACAACATCGTGGCCATCCACGGGGCCAAAATACCGGAAGCCGAGTGCCTCGAATAGCCCACCCGGTGTTAAGGCGGCCTTCATGCCATTTTCGATCCGTCCGATGAAACGTTGCATGGTTCCACCACCTTTCCCCTTCATTTTTTCAAGAAGATCCCACACCTCGTCACGTAGTGTATTCCAGCCTTTTCCGGCAGTGATCTCAGCCAAGTACTCGTTCAGTGCGCCCACGTTGGGGTCAATAGACATGCGGTTATCGTTCAAGATCACCAACAAATCGGACTTGGCGGTTCCGGCATTGTTCAGCCCTTCAAAAGCCAAGCCTCCAGTCAGCGAGCCATCACCGATAATGGCCACCACTTTTTGGTCTGTACCCGAAATGTCGCGTGCCTTCGCCATCCCCAAAGCTGCGGAGATGGACGTGGAAGCATGGCCAACCCCAAAGGTATCAAACTCGGACTCGGAGCGCTTTGGAAATCCCGAAATGCCTTGGTATTTGCGGTTGGAGTGGAAAACGTCGCGCCTACCAGTTAGGATTTTATGGCCATATGCCTGATGACCCACATCCCAAACAATCTGGTCTTTGGGGGTGTTGTACATGTAATGTAGGGCAACCGTCAGTTCAACCACACCAAGCGAAGCGGCAAAGTGCCCACCATGCACAGAGATGATGTCAATGATGTATTGTCTTAGCTCTTCAGCAACTTGTGGCAATTTTTCTATGGGCAATTCGCGCAGAATGTGTGGTTGGTCTATCTGTGCGAGCATAGGGCCGGGGATATGAGCGGTTTGGCGTTCTGTCATAAAATCAGGGAGAATAAAAACTTAGGAGGGTTCTAAGAATCGTTTTTCGATACGCAGTTGGGCTTCTTGCAGGCGAACTTCACAGAAATCCGCAAGAGATAAGCCTTGCTCATACAGCGTGAGCGCTTCTTCTAAGGCGATCGGTTGCTCAAGTGTGCGGACAATCTGTTCTAACGCTTGGATGGCTTCGCTAAAAGTGTATTCAGAAGGATCCTGGGCCATAAACGTTTGAGGATTTGATTGTTTTGCAAAGTTTCGTCGGGGTATTGTTGTGTCGTTATCGTAATAAGTCATTTCCGAAAAACATGGGCGATAAAACGAATCTTACTCGGATTTGTTCGCCACTTGCTGTACTTCTTTTCCAACAACAGCCTCAAGGTAAAAACCAAGAGCAAGATTTATCACGGTCTTGTGTTGCAAATTTCGGGTAAAGTATCGGGAATTGCAAGCCAAATTTATGTTCTCATCTCCAAAGAACCACCGCTTAACGATCTGCCGTGGTTTCTGTAACGGTTACGGGCACATCTCCATCAATAAAATGCAAGGTAAGGGTTTGGTCTGGCTGGGCTTGGTCGGCACGCAAGACCATTTCCTTTCCTTGGAAAACCTGCACATACCCCCGTTTTAGCGGAGCATTGGGATCAAGATGGCGTAATTGGCTCTCCCATAATTGTAGAACGGCACGGGATTGCTCCAATTGGAAGCGTGCCGAGCGTTGTAATTGCTGGCGAAGCTCTGTAACGCGCCGCGTTTGCTCCTCAAGGATCAACCGAGGGCGATTGAGCGCATAGGATGCGCGAAGGCTCCGTAGGCGCTCTTGTGCCTGTTCTATCCGTCGGGCAACCCGAATTTTGGCCGTATATCGCAGGTTCTGGAGAA
This window harbors:
- a CDS encoding 1-deoxy-D-xylulose-5-phosphate synthase, giving the protein MTERQTAHIPGPMLAQIDQPHILRELPIEKLPQVAEELRQYIIDIISVHGGHFAASLGVVELTVALHYMYNTPKDQIVWDVGHQAYGHKILTGRRDVFHSNRKYQGISGFPKRSESEFDTFGVGHASTSISAALGMAKARDISGTDQKVVAIIGDGSLTGGLAFEGLNNAGTAKSDLLVILNDNRMSIDPNVGALNEYLAEITAGKGWNTLRDEVWDLLEKMKGKGGGTMQRFIGRIENGMKAALTPGGLFEALGFRYFGPVDGHDVVQLAKILDDLKDLKGPILLHCMTVKGKGFAPAEQDQLKWHAQSSPFDKLTGESLVKPDPGKRKIPNWQDIFGDAILELAQENPKIVGITAAMPSGTGLSKMMKQMPNRAFDVGIAEMHAVVEAAGMATQGLKPFVAIYSSFLQRAYDGIIHDVALQDLPVVFCMDRAGLVGADGATHHGVLDIPFLRCVQNLVVAAPMEAQDLRNLMYSASIYEKGPYAIRYPRGGTPADQRAPFEEIPLGTGRKVANGTDLAILSYGAIGQSVHKVRLLLQEAGVEAAHYDLRFVKPLDAPLLEEVFSTYDTVVTIEDGVVQGGAGSAVLEWMCDHGYKADVLRLGLPDTFVEHGTQDELYAEVGLDPKGIATQTLNFLRQTQTMSA
- a CDS encoding sigma-70 family RNA polymerase sigma factor, encoding MPGTNTYTDQLSHLEALRNRDDAAITRMVREETPKLYRCIARLIRDPDEVQNLVQETFLQALLRIDQFRGEAKFSTWLCAIGVNLARTNLRKAYRTEVMEESEIEALQPMFLVNGHAQEQYQMWNPEQGLIRREQIRLLYEAIEQLPEAYRVAILLRDLEDLPMDEVASILQITEGNLRVRLHRARNALQKRLTHYDSSP
- a CDS encoding glycosyltransferase family 1 protein, yielding MKIVILTLGTRGDVQPYAVLGQALQQRGHQVTLSTAKNFEQLVKSYDINFVPVEADFEQLLNSEEGKKMMKGNPFAVKRNINTWVYPLITNSLTTFYKLAKESDIVLYHVKTLADSFADQFPYKMIRTNVLPIIEPTSEFANPAFSGLFIPKFLNRLTYLFSNLSINLLSKPIRQFRAKFDLPKKFHIPIIKDIYGISSAFLPVPKDFPKRVKFTGFWLGTSKTELTNDVVEFLNEGEPPLLLTFGSMPFKSKFDLQSVLLKLSIELGIRIIVVRGWGLDQTEKLENQPNIKVIASAPYEKLFPLTKAIIHHGGIGTTAECLRAGKPFMICPILYPIGDQKFWGQHAYKRGLAVEPIPIKKMTEKMFLAGVQELLTRQQLYENAKQMQVFINDENGLQKTIEEIERHCAFSPNR
- a CDS encoding zf-HC2 domain-containing protein yields the protein MIQALKHRLGIDLRCQDAHHFLTDYFENALTEDQKWRFEQHLRLCRNCKAYLSRYKATIGLLHEMPKTPSPPTELVEHTIDFLKTELKKISL
- the xseB gene encoding exodeoxyribonuclease VII small subunit is translated as MAQDPSEYTFSEAIQALEQIVRTLEQPIALEEALTLYEQGLSLADFCEVRLQEAQLRIEKRFLEPS
- a CDS encoding TonB-dependent receptor, which codes for MYRHVLSFYVLWLCCVLVCLQNLHAQGRVVVSGYVSDTTTGERLIGASVYAASLKIGTVSNRYGFFSLMVPKDSLVLAVSFVGYKSRFWALRPEKNLMIEAGLTPETATGNVEITAHHRRSGVETAETSTIEIPIHQIKALPALLGEADVIKALQLMPGVQSGSEGSSGLYVRGGGPDQNLILVDDTPVYNVSHLFGFFSVFNADAIQSVSLSKGGFPARYGGRLSSVVEISLKEGNLRDWKTEGSIGLVASKIAVQGPIIRDKMSVFVSARRTYIDVLARPVLRRFSDEDPDRDVESGYYFYDLNAKWNWIPSQKDRFFLSWYSGKDAFYLDQKQLFNQKKNENLLQVGMDWGNIASAFRWNHLFNNRLFANTVLSLSNYALTADYAESEYAFLTPQNKDEYAAQYTSGIRDWRLKTDWDWSAHARHIIRFGAWAIRHRFVPAVAQVSIQDGSSAPIETEFKPQSDKIFSTESALYIEDDWQASGRLRLNGGIHLSGYWVRGRSFFSAQPRISARFKAGRYALKASFAHVQQPLHLLTTSSIGLPTDLWLPATEKVPPSYATQTALGLVREWDGWEATVEAYYKPMKGIIEYKPGANFVNQPALDWQEKVVIGKGLSRGLEFFVQKITGKTTGWMGYTLAQSTRIFKDLNEGKSFPYRYDRLHDVVLMIQYKANERVAFSGTWVYGTGNALTLAVSKVAGASRPWESGTTYWYYGSRNSYRMSPYHRMDLGVNFNKLLKIKPLGEFSRVISLSVYNAYNRKNAFFIYEGEDPITLNKSFRQASLFPIIPAISYAFRF
- the aroA gene encoding 3-phosphoshikimate 1-carboxyvinyltransferase, with the translated sequence MMIVYPAKVLQGEVLLPADKSISQRAALFAALGNGTSVLEGYASAADPQSMLSCIRQLGIEIEHASDGSLLVHGKGLHGLSKPDEPLDCGNSGTAMRFLAGVLAGQPFDSVLVGDASLSRRPMGRVANPLREMGARIKLTDGHAPIYIKGNPELRGIRYDMSIASAQVKSCVLLAGLFAKGETQVVEKVPTRDHTERMLGIPNKGGVLTVLGGTELPAQRYKIPRDFSAAAFFMVAASIVPGSELRLPQVGLNASRTGLLSVLREMGADITLENERETNGEPIADLRIRAAKLRGIALDGAVIANIIDEIPILAVAATQAEGITEIRGAEELRVKETDRISAMAINLARLGATVTEWPDGMRIIGGTKLKGATVETFLDHRIAMSMGVAALVADSPTEILEAHHAAVSFPDFWAQLEHVSKP
- a CDS encoding S8 family serine peptidase — its product is MKKLLLSFWMFLALYASTNVHAQAPKNWYNLDPERDNVPGVSTERMYKELLTGRSGKTVVVAVIDSGVDVGHEDLKSVLWVNPKEIPGNGIDDDKNGYVDDVHGWSFLGGKDGRNVSHDTGEVTRFVVAMRGKCENANPANMQGKDKSDCERYATAKAEVESKRAEAKSQLSQIQMTKTMIGNTMSALKRLLGDKAPTPENAYDLKPEAKDKQFVTIGQNIIENLAGAGKSFDTVEEMQAFIDADIEEGLNYFDARANYFYNTDFDPRSIVGDDYNNLNERGYGNNDYQGPDADHGTHVAGIIAADRTNNLGTMGVADNVRIMVLRAVPDGDERDKDIANAIYYAVDNGASIINMSFGKGYSPQKEAVDKAIQYAASKDVLIVHAAGNDAANIDETPNFPVDWFGPDDSKDRSRRPKNMIEVGASNWESGENALASFSNFGKSEVDVFAPGVDIYAPVPGSKYKRLVALG